The window TGGATGAGAGCAGAGCGGATGAATTGCTAAAACAACCTTAAATTTTACCAATTATTATCAAAAAAGGGTTATGGAAGCAGGGTAAACCGACCTAACATCCTTTGACAGATGCCATCCACAGGAGTCTTCTCATCGATAGCCTTCAGCTCGTTCCACCCAGATCAAGGTGTTTATGTAAGAACAGGCGTTTAGGTTGCCCAAACAGCCATGCACTGTAACTCGGCTCAACCTGGTGCAGTTGATATCCAGCCTTGAGATAAAGCTGCCGTGCCTGGTGATTGTTTTCTAGCACATGGAGGTACAGGTCTGGGAACCCCCATTCTAGAGACGTTCGTTCACAGGCGAGGAGTAATTGTCGAGCAACTCCCAGTCGCCGATACGATTTTCTGACAGCGAGATTAGAAATATAAGGATATTGAGAACCATGGGGTTGCCAAGAGGGTGGAGAACGCAGCGCAATCTCCACAGTTCCTGCTAAAACTTCACCCGAATCCGTAACCTTAGAGCCGTCGGCAACCGCAACCAAACAAACATAATGGGGTGAGTTAGCTCGCAACCGATTTCGCAAATCTTCGTAAATCCCCAATCTGAGCATAGGGTAAGCCCAACGGATGACCCCAGTCCGAGGATGAAAGCTGTCAGTTAGAATTTCTGCCAGAGTGGTCAGATCCAGCACTTGAGCGGTACGGATCGTAAAGTTGGATACACCAGTCGTAACAACATCCTGACTGGTAGGGGCTGGCTCATAGGGCGTCAAGAAAGAGAAGCAGGGGTTCACATCCACAAAAATAGTTTGGGAAAAGAATAGCTAAAAAGGTTCAATACGAACAAAGTATCAAAAATTTACATGTGTTAGATAAAACAGGTGTCTGTCAGGCGATTGTACAACAACTGTTGTAGTTTTCGGGTGCCAATTTATGGGGTCGGGGGGAGCGGGGTCAGGGGGAGCGGGAGATAGGGGCTGGTCAGTTTATTTTGGCCTGGGGAAACTAGAGATTTCCACAGAGGAACACAGACAAGAGCGTTTCTAGTTTAGGGAAGGATAGTATTGTACAAGTAGTGCATCGATCAATGGCAGTCAAGGAAAAGCCCATAGCTGTGCTCCGACCGAATTAACAGAACCCTATCCGGATGAGCCTTGCATCATCAAGGTATGTTTCTAACCGCCGATTTCCAGGACTAGCTTAACTAAAGCCAGGTTTGTCAGCGTGACCTCAGGGGATCGGCAGAGGATGAAAC of the Allocoleopsis franciscana PCC 7113 genome contains:
- a CDS encoding GNAT family N-acetyltransferase, producing MDVNPCFSFLTPYEPAPTSQDVVTTGVSNFTIRTAQVLDLTTLAEILTDSFHPRTGVIRWAYPMLRLGIYEDLRNRLRANSPHYVCLVAVADGSKVTDSGEVLAGTVEIALRSPPSWQPHGSQYPYISNLAVRKSYRRLGVARQLLLACERTSLEWGFPDLYLHVLENNHQARQLYLKAGYQLHQVEPSYSAWLFGQPKRLFLHKHLDLGGTS